The genomic interval TCGTCGAGGACGTCGCCGTTGACGGCCACGGTCACGACCTTGGTGGCGTCGCCCGCCGCGAAGACCAGGGTGCCCGCTCCCGCCACGTAGTCGGCCGGGGCGACGGCAGTCCCGTTCGACGTCGAATAACCGACGGTGACGGTCTGGGTGGCGGAGGGGGAGAGGGTGACGGTGAACGATGCGTTGACCGTGCCCGTGTTGCCTTCGGTCACGGTCGTGTCGCCGATCGACAGGCTCGACGGGGGACCGTCGTCGTTGACGATCGTCCCTTCACCCCGGTCGTCGCCGATGGTGGCGTTGACGGGTACGGAGAGATCCACGAAGAAGCTCTCGTTCGGCTCGGCCGCGAGGTCACCGACGACATCGACGGTGACCGTCCTGGAGGTCTGTCCAGCGGTGAAGGTGAGCACGCCGCTCGTGGGCACGTAGTCGGCGGGGGCGACGGCGGTACCGTCCGCCGTGGCGTAGGCCACGGTCACCGTCTGGGCGCTGGCGGGCGTGAGCGAGACGGTGAACGTGAAGGCGGTGACGCCGGCGGAGCCCTCGACGGCGCTCCGGTCGGTGATCGCCAGCACCGATCCGGCGTCGTCGTCGGTGATGGTGCCCAACCCTTGGCCGTCGGCCACCACGGCGTTGGTCGCGGTGGCGGCGAGATTGACGCGGAAGACCTCGTCGGGCTCGTCGGCGGTGTCGCCCAGCACGGGCACGCTGATCGTCGCCGTCGTCGTTCCCGGAGCGAAGGTCAGCGTGCCCGACGTGGCGGTGTAGTCACTGCCGGCCGTCGCCGTACCGTTGGCCGTCGAGTACCCGACGGTGACCGGCTTGGCGCTGGCCGGGGCGAGCGTCACCGTGAACACGGCGTTCGTGGTCCCCGCGTTCCCTTCGCTCACGGTCGCGTCGCCGATCGACAGGGCAGGAGGCCCGTCGTCGTCGACGATGGTGCCCACGCCCCGGGCGTCCGAGATCGTGGCGTTGACCGGTGCCGAGAGGTTCACGAAGAACGTCTCGTTGTTCTCGTCGGTGGCGTCGTCGAGCACGGCGACGGTGACCGTCGCGCTCGTCTGGCCCGGGGTGAAGGTGAGCGTGCCGCTGGTGGCGGTGTAGTCGGTACCCGCGCTGGCCGTGTCGTCTGCAGTGGCGTAGGCCGCCGTGACCGTCCGCCCGCTGGGAGCCGACAGGGTGGCCGTGAACGTGATGGCGACCGGGCCAGTGGCCGATTCGGTCGCGGGGTTGGGGATGCCGTTGTCGATGGACAGCCGCGGCGGGTCGTCGTCGTCGACGATGGTGCCGACGCCTTGGGCGTCGGCGACGGTGGCGTTGGTGGCGTTCACCAGGTCGACGGTGAAGGTCTCGTCGGGCTCGTCGAGGGTGTCCCCGGTCACCTGGACCCTCACCGTCTTGGACGTCTCGCCCGGAGAGAAGGTGACCGTGCCGCTGGTCGCCGTGTAGTCCGCGCCGGCGGTGGCCGTGCCGTTCGCCGTCGAGTAGTCCACGGCGACGAGGGTGGTCTCCACCGCCGAGAGGGTCACGGTGAAGGTCGCAGCGGTGCTCCCGCTGTTCCCCTCCGGTCGCGACGCGTCGCTGATCGACAGCGTCCCGTGGGCGGCCAACGCCTGAGAGGGGACCACCAAGGGGAGAACCACTCCCGCCACCAGGGCCACGGCGACGAAGGAGGCGAGCGCGGAACGCTGACGAGTGCGGTTGGCGGTGGTTGCGACGAAAAAGGGCATATTTGAGAATCCCTGGCCGTTGGAGACAACTCGGACCGAAGCGCCGACTACCGGGCGACACGCAATAGCGACGACGTCAGCGGGAGCTTCGTGTGACGACGCTACAAGGTCCAGGAGCAACGCCGAGCCAACATGCCGAACCGCGGCGGTGCCCCCTGCCAGGGGATCCATCGTGGAGGAGAACCAGCATCTACTCCGCACGCCGCGGTCGCCGGTGGCGAGCAGCGGACCCTTCGTGGGGGGTCCTCCTCAGCCCCGCGTCGATCGGGCCAGAGCCCACAGATCTGTGGCGACCGTCTCGTGGGCCCCCGAAAGTGAGTGGGCACGGTGAGGCTCCCGGGCCGCGGCGATGTCGGAGTTCTCGACGTGATTCTGGGCGCGGAGGGCAGCGCGGACCAGGTCGTACTCCTCTTTCAGTTCCACCAGCACCGTCTCAGCTCCTTCGAGCCGCCCGGCAACGCCCATCGTCACCAGGTCCGAGCAGACGATCGCCAGGCGGCGGGCCCCGATTTCGGCCGCGCTCCCCTTGAGGAGGTGGGCCGCAGAGGCCACCGAGTGGCTGTCCGCCCGACGCAGCGCCTCATGGAGATCCGCGATGCGCCTGGTCATCTCGGTGAAGAAGAGCTGGAACAGCTCCTCCAGCAGGCCCGCGCTGCCGGGCTCGCTGCCGAGCGACCGCAGATCGGCCATGGTGTCCGCGTCGAGAACCTCCCCGGAGGTGGGGAGCGGCATGACCAGGCAGCCTTGCGTCCCGCCGTCCCGCGGCCCGGTCCAACGGGACAACGTCGACAGAAGATGCTCCCTTTGGACCGGCTTGGCGAGGTAGTCGTCCATACCGACGCTGAAGCAGCGTCGCCGGTCCTCCGACCCGTTCCCGGCGGTCATGGCGATGATCGGCGTGTGAAGGCCACTGCGCTCGCCAGCCCGGATGCGCTCCGTCGCTTCGTAGCCGTCCATCGTCGGCATCTGGCAATCCATGAGGACGGCGGCATAGCGCCCTCCGGCCACCGCCGCCACGGCCTCGACGCCGTTCACCACGGTGACCACCCGGTACCCGGCGTTTTCGAGCATGGCCACCGCCACCTTCGCGTTGACCGGGTTGTCCTCAGCCAGCAGGAGCGGAGCGGCCGGGCCTTCGGGGCCGGACGGGAGCGCCGGCCCGGGCGCAGTGACGTGGACCAT from Acidimicrobiales bacterium carries:
- a CDS encoding response regulator, with product MVHVTAPGPALPSGPEGPAAPLLLAEDNPVNAKVAVAMLENAGYRVVTVVNGVEAVAAVAGGRYAAVLMDCQMPTMDGYEATERIRAGERSGLHTPIIAMTAGNGSEDRRRCFSVGMDDYLAKPVQREHLLSTLSRWTGPRDGGTQGCLVMPLPTSGEVLDADTMADLRSLGSEPGSAGLLEELFQLFFTEMTRRIADLHEALRRADSHSVASAAHLLKGSAAEIGARRLAIVCSDLVTMGVAGRLEGAETVLVELKEEYDLVRAALRAQNHVENSDIAAAREPHRAHSLSGAHETVATDLWALARSTRG